One Kitasatospora sp. NBC_01287 DNA window includes the following coding sequences:
- a CDS encoding ATP-binding protein, with protein MPTQQQPLAAEHRLPRTASSVGLAREYLRLQLASWGLPEEAVDTAVLLLSELMTNACRHARCPRDRYLAARWTLDPTATLLRVEVSDADRTLPIPRASGPDEESGRGLELLAALATAWGAHPRACGVGKTVWFTLKYAP; from the coding sequence ATGCCCACGCAGCAGCAGCCCCTCGCCGCCGAGCACCGCCTGCCCCGCACCGCGAGCAGCGTCGGCCTCGCCCGCGAGTACCTACGCCTGCAACTGGCCTCGTGGGGCCTGCCGGAGGAGGCCGTCGACACCGCCGTCCTGCTCCTCTCCGAGCTGATGACCAACGCCTGCCGGCACGCCCGCTGCCCCCGCGACCGCTACCTCGCCGCCCGCTGGACCCTGGACCCCACCGCCACCCTCCTCCGCGTCGAGGTCTCCGACGCCGACCGCACGCTCCCGATCCCACGCGCCAGCGGCCCCGACGAGGAGTCGGGCCGTGGTCTCGAACTCCTCGCCGCCCTCGCCACTGCCTGGGGCGCCCACCCGCGCGCGTGCGGGGTCGGCAAGACGGTGTGGTTCACGCTCAAGTACGCGCCCTGA
- a CDS encoding WXG100 family type VII secretion target — MSDAAGGGFSVHPDEILAAAPQFTSDSENIKAAVANLESTLGRIGSPWGADKQGKAFAAAYTPQHTQLIQSMGVLVQGLASIHLGLEAMAGNHQGADTASAAGLSAKASE; from the coding sequence ATGTCCGACGCAGCAGGGGGGGGGTTCTCTGTCCATCCGGACGAGATCCTGGCAGCAGCACCGCAGTTCACGTCCGACAGCGAGAACATCAAGGCTGCGGTCGCGAACCTGGAGTCCACGCTCGGTAGGATCGGCTCACCTTGGGGAGCGGACAAGCAGGGCAAAGCGTTTGCTGCGGCGTACACCCCGCAGCACACTCAGCTCATTCAGAGCATGGGCGTCCTCGTGCAAGGCCTTGCCAGTATTCATCTCGGCCTGGAGGCGATGGCCGGCAACCATCAAGGTGCTGACACCGCATCGGCCGCCGGGCTGTCCGCGAAGGCGAGCGAGTAG